In a single window of the Sporichthyaceae bacterium genome:
- a CDS encoding tyrosine-type recombinase/integrase: MASGPSWPDSDFVFTTRHGTPIEPRNLARSFERIVAAAELPRIRLHDLRHMCASFLAYLRVPPRTIMEILGHSQIAVTMNVCTHVTSDEQRAAMRLMDQLLDQGKPPVTKGDSG, translated from the coding sequence ATCGCCAGCGGCCCTTCGTGGCCCGACTCCGACTTCGTGTTCACTACCCGCCACGGCACCCCGATCGAACCGCGCAACCTGGCCCGCAGCTTCGAACGGATCGTCGCCGCGGCCGAACTGCCGCGGATACGTCTGCACGACCTCCGCCACATGTGCGCGTCGTTCCTGGCCTACTTGCGGGTGCCTCCGCGAACGATCATGGAGATCCTCGGACACAGCCAGATCGCGGTGACCATGAACGTCTGCACCCACGTCACATCGGACGAGCAGCGCGCCGCGATGCGCCTGATGGACCAACTCCTGGACCAGGGGAAACCCCCGGTCACCAAGGGCGACTCGGGATGA
- a CDS encoding DUF3566 domain-containing protein, with amino-acid sequence MKARTAARVKGTAETEAVSDEAPIPRSRLGRSRSTETTGGRAPRVRRARLKVVNVDPWSMMKVSFLFSVALGLVFMVAVALLWTALDVMGVFSSVGHTVSDVSGGANSSGFNVVSFFSLPRVMGIATILALVNTIMITALATLASYLYNLSTELVGGLEMTLAEEE; translated from the coding sequence GTGAAGGCCAGGACGGCCGCCCGCGTCAAGGGCACTGCGGAGACCGAGGCCGTCTCCGACGAGGCCCCGATCCCGCGCTCCCGGCTTGGCCGTTCCCGCAGTACCGAGACCACCGGTGGGCGTGCCCCGCGCGTACGCCGGGCCCGCCTGAAGGTCGTCAACGTCGACCCGTGGTCGATGATGAAGGTGTCGTTCCTGTTCTCGGTCGCCCTCGGCCTGGTGTTCATGGTCGCGGTGGCGCTGCTCTGGACGGCCCTCGACGTGATGGGCGTGTTCTCCAGCGTCGGCCACACCGTCAGCGACGTCAGCGGGGGCGCGAACTCCTCCGGCTTCAACGTGGTCTCGTTCTTCTCGCTGCCCCGCGTGATGGGCATCGCGACGATCCTGGCGCTGGTCAACACGATCATGATCACCGCGCTGGCGACCCTGGCGAGCTACCTCTACAACCTCTCCACCGAGCTCGTGGGTGGCCTCGAGATGACTCTCGCCGAAGAAGAGTGA
- the gyrA gene encoding DNA gyrase subunit A yields MTGPPPGGRVEPVGLEVEMQRSYLDYAMSVIVGRALPDVRDGLKPVHRRVLYAMYDGGYRPDRGYNKCARIVGDVMGSYHPHGDSAIYDALVRLAQPWSLRMPLVDGNGNFGSPGNDPAAAMRYTECRLAPLAMEMLRDIDEDTVDFSDNYDGRQQEPNVLPARFPNLLVNGSAGIAVGMATNIPPHNLREIAEGVQWYLANPQASKEELLAALLERVKGPDFPTGAYIVGLRGIRDAYTTGRGSITMRAVVEVEENSKGRTQLVVSALPYQVNPDNLAQKIAELVSDGKVAGIAELNDETSARTGQRLVIVLKRDAVAQVVLNNLYKHTQLQETFGANMLALVDGVPRTLTLDAFVRHWVAHQIEVIVRRTRFRLRKAEARAHILRALLKALDALDEVIALIRASASVEDARTGLMALLEIDELQATAILDMQLRRLAALERQKLLDEYEELMAMIAEFNAILDSEGRQRQIISDELAATVEKYGDERRTQIMPWDGDVSMEDLIAEEDMVVTITRGGYVKRTSASLYRSQRRGGKGVRGATLRQDDIVEHFFVTTTHHWVLFFTNKGRVYRAKTYELPDSGRDAKGMHVANLLAFQPDEKIAQVMYLRDYAVAPYLLLATRGGQVKKTPLGEYDSARQGGVIAINLREDDEVIGALLVSPTDDVLLVSRKAMSIRFTADDDALRPMGRATGGVRGMNLKDDDAVLSLALVRPGSDLVVATANGYVKRTDVDEYRVQQRGGYGTQAARTTDDRGELVGALIVVEGEQLFVITSNGGVLRTVITTVTLRRTGRATMGVRLIDVADGDSVVAIARNAEDSVDEDSETEAGSAEPEQPEAGVEGDARPVGSDDHGGAEGGAADQEG; encoded by the coding sequence ATGACGGGTCCGCCCCCCGGCGGCCGCGTCGAGCCGGTCGGGCTCGAGGTCGAGATGCAGCGAAGCTATCTCGACTACGCGATGAGCGTGATCGTCGGTCGCGCGCTGCCCGACGTGCGCGACGGTCTGAAGCCGGTGCACCGTCGGGTCCTCTACGCGATGTACGACGGTGGGTACCGACCCGACCGGGGCTACAACAAGTGCGCCCGCATCGTCGGCGACGTCATGGGCAGCTACCACCCGCACGGCGACTCGGCGATCTACGACGCCCTGGTCCGCCTGGCGCAGCCGTGGTCGCTGCGGATGCCGCTGGTCGACGGCAACGGCAACTTCGGGTCTCCGGGCAACGACCCGGCCGCCGCCATGCGGTACACCGAGTGCCGCCTGGCGCCGTTGGCGATGGAGATGCTCCGGGACATCGACGAGGACACCGTCGATTTCTCCGACAACTACGACGGCCGGCAGCAGGAACCGAACGTCCTGCCGGCCCGGTTCCCGAACCTGTTGGTCAACGGCTCGGCCGGTATCGCCGTCGGCATGGCGACCAACATCCCGCCGCACAACCTGCGCGAGATCGCCGAGGGCGTGCAGTGGTACCTGGCGAACCCGCAGGCCTCGAAGGAGGAGTTGCTCGCCGCGCTGCTCGAACGGGTGAAGGGCCCGGACTTCCCGACCGGCGCCTACATCGTTGGCTTGCGCGGGATCCGCGACGCGTACACCACCGGCCGCGGCTCGATCACGATGCGCGCGGTCGTGGAGGTCGAGGAGAACAGCAAGGGCCGCACCCAGCTGGTCGTCAGCGCACTCCCCTACCAGGTCAACCCGGACAACCTCGCGCAGAAGATCGCTGAGCTCGTGAGCGACGGCAAGGTCGCGGGCATCGCGGAGCTGAACGACGAAACCTCGGCCCGAACCGGCCAGCGCCTGGTGATCGTGCTCAAGCGCGACGCCGTCGCCCAGGTCGTGCTGAACAACCTCTACAAGCACACCCAGCTGCAGGAGACCTTCGGCGCGAACATGCTCGCGCTGGTCGACGGCGTGCCGCGCACTCTCACCCTGGACGCGTTCGTCCGGCACTGGGTCGCGCACCAGATCGAGGTCATCGTCCGGCGCACCAGGTTCCGGCTGCGCAAGGCCGAGGCCCGGGCCCACATCCTGCGCGCGTTGCTCAAGGCTCTGGACGCACTCGACGAGGTCATCGCGCTGATCCGGGCCAGCGCCTCGGTCGAGGACGCCCGCACCGGCTTGATGGCGCTGCTGGAGATCGACGAGCTGCAGGCCACGGCGATCCTCGACATGCAGTTGCGTCGATTGGCGGCCCTGGAACGGCAGAAGCTCCTCGACGAGTACGAGGAACTCATGGCGATGATCGCGGAGTTCAACGCGATCCTGGACTCGGAGGGCCGGCAGCGGCAGATCATCTCCGACGAGCTCGCCGCCACCGTGGAGAAGTACGGCGACGAGCGACGGACGCAGATCATGCCCTGGGACGGCGACGTCTCCATGGAAGATCTGATCGCCGAGGAGGACATGGTCGTCACGATCACCCGTGGCGGTTATGTGAAGCGGACCTCCGCCAGCCTCTACCGCTCCCAGCGGCGCGGCGGCAAGGGCGTGCGCGGGGCCACGCTGCGGCAGGACGACATCGTCGAGCACTTCTTCGTGACGACCACCCATCACTGGGTGCTGTTCTTCACGAACAAAGGCCGGGTGTACCGGGCGAAGACCTACGAGCTGCCGGACTCCGGACGCGACGCCAAAGGCATGCACGTAGCGAATCTCTTGGCTTTCCAGCCCGACGAGAAGATCGCCCAGGTCATGTACCTGCGCGACTACGCGGTCGCGCCGTACCTGCTGCTGGCGACCCGCGGCGGGCAGGTGAAGAAGACCCCGCTGGGCGAGTACGACTCCGCGCGGCAGGGCGGCGTCATCGCCATCAACCTGCGCGAGGACGACGAGGTGATCGGCGCGCTGCTCGTCTCCCCCACCGACGACGTGCTGCTGGTCAGCCGCAAGGCCATGTCGATCCGGTTCACCGCCGACGACGACGCGCTGCGTCCGATGGGCCGGGCCACCGGTGGCGTGCGTGGCATGAACCTCAAGGACGACGACGCCGTTCTGTCGCTGGCGCTGGTCCGGCCGGGTTCGGACCTGGTGGTCGCGACGGCGAACGGTTATGTCAAGCGGACCGACGTCGACGAGTACCGGGTGCAACAACGCGGTGGATATGGGACACAAGCTGCCAGAACGACCGACGATCGAGGCGAGCTGGTGGGCGCCTTGATAGTCGTTGAGGGTGAACAATTGTTCGTAATCACGTCAAATGGCGGCGTCCTACGTACGGTTATCACAACTGTGACCCTGAGGCGTACCGGACGTGCCACCATGGGCGTGCGGCTGATCGACGTGGCCGACGGCGACAGTGTGGTGGCGATCGCGCGCAACGCTGAGGACTCGGTCGACGAGGACTCGGAGACCGAAGCGGGCTCTGCGGAACCAGAGCAGCCCGAGGCGGGGGTTGAGGGCGACGCGCGCCCGGTCGGTTCAGACGACCATGGCGGCGCCGAGGGGGGCGCTGCAGACCAGGAGGGTTAG
- the gyrB gene encoding DNA topoisomerase (ATP-hydrolyzing) subunit B, whose protein sequence is MPDAPDPGTGGGFNGTAVAHSYDASTITVLEGLEAVRKRPSMYIGSTGERGLHHLVYEVVDNAVDEALAGYCTRVDVTILADGGVRVRDNGRGIPVDMHPVEQRPAVEVVLTVLHAGGKFGGGGYTVSGGLHGVGVSVVNALSTRLDVEICRDGYMWTQSYAGGAPTAPLAQGAPTDETGTVVTFWADESIFDTVEYTFETLRRRFEEMAFLNRGLTIALTDERPGHEDVEDHVRSVEYMYSGGIVDYVAHLNAVKGVSHPTILFFESEDTDRGMALEIAMQWNPTFNESVFTFANTINTHEGGAHEEGFRSSLTSLINKFARAQNLLREKDQNLTGEDIREGLTAIVSIKLSEPQFEGQTKTKLGNTEARTFVQTVLNDRFGEWLEKNPTEGKQIARKSIDAATARIAARKARDLARNRKGLLTGGGMPGKLRDCQSNEPEHCEVFVVEGDSAGGSAVGGRDPMTQAILPIRGKILNVEKSRIDRVLANTEVQAIITALGTGIHDEFDINKLRYHKIVLMADADVDGQHIRTLLLTLLFRFMKPLVEAGHVYLAQPPLYKLKWPGGKDNAEYAYSDRERDALLAAGAAAGRKMPKEDGIQRFKGLGEMPAKELWDTTMDPMSRVLLQVTLDEAAMADELFSVLMGEDVEARRSFIQRNAKDVRFLDI, encoded by the coding sequence CTGCCCGACGCTCCGGATCCGGGAACGGGCGGTGGGTTCAACGGGACGGCGGTCGCGCATTCCTACGACGCCAGCACGATCACCGTGCTGGAGGGTCTGGAAGCGGTTCGCAAACGTCCCAGCATGTACATCGGATCGACTGGCGAGCGCGGTCTGCACCACCTCGTGTACGAGGTTGTGGACAACGCCGTGGACGAGGCCCTGGCCGGCTACTGCACCCGGGTCGACGTCACGATCCTCGCCGACGGCGGTGTCCGGGTTCGCGACAACGGCCGTGGCATCCCGGTCGACATGCACCCGGTCGAGCAGAGGCCCGCTGTCGAGGTCGTGCTGACCGTCCTGCACGCGGGCGGCAAGTTCGGCGGCGGTGGCTACACGGTCTCCGGCGGCCTGCACGGCGTCGGTGTCTCTGTGGTCAATGCCTTGTCCACGCGGCTCGACGTCGAGATCTGTCGCGACGGCTACATGTGGACGCAGTCCTACGCCGGCGGTGCCCCGACCGCTCCGCTGGCCCAGGGTGCGCCGACCGATGAGACCGGCACCGTCGTCACCTTCTGGGCCGACGAGTCGATCTTCGACACGGTCGAGTACACCTTCGAGACCCTGCGCCGCCGATTCGAGGAGATGGCGTTCCTCAACCGGGGCCTGACGATTGCGCTCACCGACGAGCGGCCCGGGCACGAGGACGTCGAGGACCACGTCCGCAGCGTCGAGTACATGTACTCCGGTGGAATCGTCGACTACGTCGCCCATCTGAACGCCGTGAAGGGTGTCTCGCACCCGACGATCCTGTTCTTCGAGTCCGAGGACACCGATCGCGGTATGGCGCTCGAGATCGCCATGCAGTGGAACCCGACGTTCAACGAGTCGGTGTTCACCTTCGCGAACACGATCAACACCCACGAGGGCGGCGCCCACGAGGAGGGCTTCCGCTCCTCGCTCACCTCGTTGATCAACAAGTTCGCGCGCGCCCAGAACCTGCTCAGGGAGAAGGACCAGAACCTCACCGGTGAGGACATCCGCGAGGGCCTGACCGCGATCGTCTCGATCAAGCTGAGCGAACCCCAGTTCGAGGGTCAGACCAAGACCAAGCTGGGCAACACCGAGGCACGGACGTTCGTGCAGACCGTGCTGAACGACCGGTTCGGCGAGTGGCTGGAGAAGAACCCCACCGAGGGCAAGCAGATCGCCCGGAAGTCGATCGACGCGGCCACCGCCCGGATCGCGGCACGCAAGGCTCGCGATCTGGCCCGGAACCGCAAGGGGCTGCTTACCGGTGGCGGCATGCCCGGAAAACTGCGGGACTGTCAGTCGAACGAACCCGAGCACTGCGAGGTGTTCGTCGTCGAGGGCGACTCGGCCGGCGGCAGCGCGGTCGGTGGCCGCGACCCGATGACCCAGGCGATCCTGCCGATCCGCGGCAAGATCCTCAACGTCGAGAAGTCCCGCATCGACCGCGTGCTCGCGAACACCGAGGTCCAGGCGATCATCACCGCCCTCGGCACCGGCATCCACGACGAGTTCGACATCAACAAGCTGCGGTATCACAAGATCGTCCTGATGGCCGACGCCGACGTCGACGGCCAGCACATCCGCACGCTGCTGCTCACCTTGTTGTTCCGCTTCATGAAGCCGCTGGTGGAGGCCGGTCACGTGTACCTGGCCCAGCCGCCGCTCTACAAGCTGAAATGGCCCGGCGGCAAGGACAACGCGGAGTACGCCTACTCCGACCGCGAGCGCGATGCGCTGCTCGCCGCTGGGGCCGCGGCCGGCCGCAAGATGCCCAAGGAGGACGGCATCCAGCGGTTCAAGGGGCTGGGTGAGATGCCGGCCAAGGAACTGTGGGACACCACGATGGACCCGATGTCCCGGGTGCTGCTCCAGGTCACCCTCGACGAGGCCGCGATGGCCGACGAGTTGTTCAGCGTGCTGATGGGCGAGGACGTCGAGGCCCGGCGCAGCTTCATCCAGCGCAACGCGAAGGACGTCCGCTTCCTGGATATCTGA
- a CDS encoding DciA family protein — translation MSDDEQTPAAPPAAPDQPAGLDLARAALADARDRARKTTPRRTRRPASPVVRVRGDESRDPQLFGAVLGRLVTDRGWTAPAEAVGVVDRWPELVGSDIAERTEAESLTDGVLVVRAVSTAWATQLRLMAPDILRRLNTELGHNTVTRLDVRGPAAPNWVKGPLRARDSRGPRDTYG, via the coding sequence GTGTCCGATGACGAACAGACCCCAGCCGCTCCCCCGGCTGCTCCGGACCAACCCGCCGGTCTCGACCTGGCCCGCGCAGCCCTGGCCGATGCCCGCGACCGCGCCCGGAAGACCACCCCGCGCCGGACCCGGCGACCCGCAAGTCCGGTGGTCCGAGTCCGCGGCGACGAGTCCCGCGACCCCCAGTTGTTCGGTGCCGTGCTCGGCCGGCTGGTGACCGACCGCGGCTGGACCGCGCCGGCCGAGGCCGTCGGGGTGGTCGACCGCTGGCCGGAGCTGGTCGGGTCGGACATCGCCGAGCGGACGGAGGCCGAGTCGCTCACCGACGGGGTGCTGGTGGTGCGCGCGGTCTCCACGGCCTGGGCGACCCAGCTGCGGCTGATGGCCCCGGACATCCTGCGCCGGTTGAACACCGAACTCGGGCACAACACCGTGACCCGCCTGGACGTCCGCGGCCCGGCCGCGCCGAACTGGGTCAAGGGCCCGCTGCGGGCCCGCGACAGCCGTGGGCCGCGGGACACGTACGGGTGA
- the recF gene encoding DNA replication/repair protein RecF codes for MYVEFLGLTDYRSYATAEIELPAGPSAFLGVNGAGKTNLVEAIGYASTLGSHRVATDSALVRLGASQAVLRCGLVRDERRALVEIEILPGKANRVQLNRAVLSRPRQVLGVLATVLFAPDDLEIVKGDPSARRGFLDDLLVALSPRVAGVRSDYDRVLKQRNALLKSAGAAVRSGRGDLRTLEAWDGQLATFGADLLAARLKLVRALEPLVAKAYDEISAGRGAAALAYRSSLGADVDLEPDRPALESALLAALLASRNAELDRGLSLFGPHRDDLVLSLGPLPARGYASHGECWSFALALRLAAYELLRSALGTDPVLILDDVFAELDSQRRGRLAHLVAGAEQVLVTAAVPEDVPEELAGARYQVLEGVVSRVR; via the coding sequence ATGTACGTCGAGTTCCTGGGGCTGACCGACTACCGGTCCTATGCCACGGCCGAGATCGAACTGCCGGCCGGGCCGAGTGCGTTCCTGGGCGTCAACGGCGCCGGCAAGACCAACCTGGTCGAGGCCATCGGCTACGCCTCGACCCTGGGCAGCCACCGGGTCGCGACCGACTCGGCGTTGGTCCGACTCGGTGCATCCCAGGCCGTGCTGCGGTGCGGGCTGGTCCGCGACGAACGCCGCGCGCTGGTCGAGATCGAGATCCTGCCCGGCAAGGCAAACCGGGTGCAGCTCAACCGGGCGGTGCTGTCGCGGCCGCGGCAGGTGCTCGGGGTGCTGGCCACCGTGTTGTTTGCCCCGGACGACCTGGAGATCGTGAAGGGCGACCCGTCGGCCCGCCGCGGATTCCTCGACGATCTGCTGGTGGCGCTGTCCCCGCGGGTGGCCGGCGTGCGGAGCGACTACGACCGGGTGCTCAAGCAGCGCAATGCGTTACTGAAGTCAGCCGGCGCCGCCGTCCGATCCGGCCGGGGCGATCTGCGCACGCTCGAGGCCTGGGACGGCCAGCTCGCGACCTTCGGGGCGGACCTGCTGGCCGCCCGGCTGAAGCTGGTCAGGGCCCTGGAGCCGTTGGTGGCCAAGGCTTACGACGAGATCAGTGCGGGCCGGGGGGCCGCGGCGCTGGCGTATCGCAGCTCGCTGGGCGCGGATGTCGACCTGGAGCCGGACCGGCCCGCGTTGGAGTCGGCCCTGCTGGCCGCGCTGCTCGCGAGCCGGAACGCCGAACTCGACCGGGGCCTGAGCCTGTTCGGGCCGCACCGGGACGACCTGGTACTCAGCCTCGGTCCGCTACCGGCGCGCGGGTATGCCAGCCACGGGGAGTGCTGGTCGTTCGCGCTGGCGCTTCGGCTGGCCGCCTACGAACTGCTGCGCAGCGCCCTGGGCACCGACCCGGTGCTGATCCTCGACGACGTGTTCGCCGAGCTGGACTCGCAACGACGTGGCCGCCTGGCGCACCTGGTCGCCGGCGCCGAGCAGGTGCTGGTCACCGCGGCCGTGCCGGAGGACGTCCCCGAGGAGCTGGCCGGCGCCCGGTACCAGGTGCTCGAGGGGGTGGTCAGCCGTGTCCGATGA
- the gnd gene encoding decarboxylating 6-phosphogluconate dehydrogenase, translating into MGLIGLGRMGGNMKARLEAGGHQVIGFDNDPGLADVKNLADLVAALEAPRAIWVMVPHGGPTRDTVHALGELLSVGDVVIDGGNSRWTEDIENAAHLAKSGIGYIDAGVSGGVWGKTNGYALMVGGADSDVARLQPIFDTLKPDSEFGFVHAGGVGAGHYAKMVHNGIEYGLMQAYAEGYELLAASDVVTNVPATFKSWRSGTVIQSWLLDLLDRALDADPDLHELRGRADDSGEGRWTLEAAIDNAVPMPVISAALFARFSSRQDESPAMKVVAALRQQFGGHAVTTSGPPA; encoded by the coding sequence ATGGGCCTGATCGGACTCGGCCGCATGGGCGGCAACATGAAGGCACGCCTCGAGGCCGGCGGCCATCAGGTCATCGGGTTCGACAACGACCCGGGGCTGGCCGACGTCAAGAACCTCGCCGACCTGGTCGCCGCGCTGGAAGCACCGCGCGCGATCTGGGTGATGGTCCCCCACGGCGGGCCGACCCGCGACACCGTCCACGCCCTCGGTGAGCTGCTCTCCGTCGGCGATGTCGTGATCGACGGCGGTAACTCGCGCTGGACCGAGGACATCGAGAACGCCGCCCACCTGGCCAAGAGCGGCATCGGCTACATCGACGCCGGCGTCTCCGGTGGCGTGTGGGGCAAGACGAACGGCTACGCATTGATGGTCGGCGGCGCGGACTCCGACGTCGCCCGGCTGCAGCCGATCTTCGACACCCTCAAGCCGGACAGTGAGTTCGGATTCGTGCACGCCGGCGGGGTCGGTGCGGGGCACTACGCGAAAATGGTCCACAACGGCATCGAGTACGGCCTGATGCAGGCCTACGCCGAGGGTTACGAGTTGCTCGCCGCCTCCGACGTGGTGACCAACGTGCCCGCCACCTTCAAGTCCTGGCGCTCGGGCACGGTCATCCAGTCCTGGTTGCTGGACCTGCTGGACCGGGCGCTGGACGCCGACCCGGACCTGCACGAGTTGCGCGGCCGCGCCGACGACTCCGGCGAGGGCCGCTGGACGCTGGAGGCGGCGATCGACAACGCGGTGCCGATGCCGGTGATCAGCGCGGCGCTGTTCGCGCGGTTCTCCTCGCGGCAGGACGAGTCGCCGGCGATGAAGGTCGTGGCCGCCTTGCGGCAGCAGTTCGGCGGGCACGCCGTCACCACCTCCGGTCCGCCCGCCTGA
- the dnaN gene encoding DNA polymerase III subunit beta, with product MRFRVERDVLTDAVAWTARSLPVRPPVAVLAGMLLTADDNGLALAGFDYETSARAELSAEVADEGRVLVSGRLLAEICKSLPNKPVDIRTDGTKVLMTCGSAKFNLLTLPVEDYPTLPDMPTRSGSVAADVLAGAVSQVAVAAGRDDTLPILTGIRIEIEGEKVTLAATDRYRLAVREFSWKPEQEGISLQALVPAKTLSDTAKSLSGEVEFALSTGNAGAGLVGLAGNGRRTTSRLLEGDFPKYRSLLPSEYSSCATVETARLVEAVRRVSLVADRNTPVRLTFSAGEVVLEAGSGDEASASEALEAGLEGSDIAIAFNPGYLLDGLNALDDPQVRLSFTTSTKPAVITGGSGQEDPRTAEYRHLLMPVRLSG from the coding sequence ATGAGGTTCCGGGTAGAACGCGACGTGCTGACCGACGCAGTCGCGTGGACTGCGCGCAGCCTGCCGGTCCGGCCACCGGTCGCGGTCCTCGCGGGCATGCTGCTGACCGCGGACGACAACGGTTTGGCACTGGCCGGTTTCGACTACGAGACCAGCGCCCGAGCGGAGCTGTCGGCCGAGGTGGCTGACGAGGGCCGCGTGCTGGTCTCGGGTCGGTTGCTGGCCGAGATCTGCAAGAGCCTGCCCAACAAGCCCGTCGACATCCGCACCGACGGAACCAAGGTGCTGATGACCTGCGGCAGCGCGAAGTTCAACCTTCTGACGTTGCCGGTCGAGGACTACCCGACCCTGCCGGACATGCCCACCCGTTCCGGGTCCGTGGCTGCCGACGTGCTCGCCGGCGCGGTGTCCCAGGTCGCGGTCGCCGCCGGCCGCGACGACACCCTGCCGATCCTCACCGGCATCCGCATCGAGATCGAGGGCGAGAAGGTCACGCTGGCCGCGACCGACCGCTACCGGCTGGCCGTGCGGGAGTTCAGCTGGAAGCCGGAGCAGGAGGGCATCTCCCTGCAGGCGCTGGTGCCGGCCAAGACGCTGTCCGACACGGCGAAGTCGTTGAGCGGCGAGGTGGAGTTCGCGTTGTCCACCGGGAACGCCGGCGCCGGGCTCGTCGGGCTGGCCGGTAACGGCCGACGCACCACCTCGCGGCTCCTGGAGGGCGACTTCCCGAAGTACCGCTCGCTGCTGCCCAGCGAGTACTCCTCCTGCGCCACGGTCGAGACCGCCCGGCTGGTAGAGGCGGTTCGCCGCGTCTCGCTGGTGGCCGACCGCAACACCCCGGTCCGGCTGACGTTCAGCGCGGGCGAGGTCGTCCTGGAGGCCGGTTCCGGCGACGAGGCCTCCGCCTCGGAGGCGCTCGAGGCCGGTCTGGAGGGCTCGGACATCGCAATCGCGTTCAACCCGGGCTACCTGCTGGACGGCTTGAACGCACTCGATGACCCACAGGTTCGCCTGTCATTCACCACCTCGACGAAACCTGCGGTGATAACCGGGGGGAGCGGGCAGGAAGATCCCAGGACGGCCGAGTACCGGCACCTGCTGATGCCGGTCCGGCTCTCGGGCTGA
- the dnaA gene encoding chromosomal replication initiator protein DnaA, whose product MTVPDPDLSALWTRALEDDRVVQLPQNQRAFLRLSRPIGMVEGTFLIGAPHDFAKEAIETRMREELAGSLSTAAGREVRIAVTVDDPPAEVEAEPQDDKPEFNSHTAGTGSGTPPGDPALALGEINAEPAARLNPKYVFDSFVTGSSNRFAHAAAVAVAEAPAKAYNPLFIYGHSGLGKTHLLHAAGHYTSNLFRGMRVRYVSSEEFTNDFINSIRDGRGEGFRSRYRAVDVLLVDDIQFLENKEQTQEEFFHTFNTLHNANKQIVISSDRAPKQLVTLEDRLRNRFEWGLITDVQPPELETRIAILRKKAAQDGSVAPPEVLEYIADKVSANIRELEGALIRVTAFASLNKTPIDLSLAEIVLKDILADQAGPEISMATIMTQTALYYGLTIDDLCGQSRSRVLVTARQVAMYLCREMTDMSLPKIGQAFGGRDHTTVMHAERKIRDLMAQRASVYNQIAELTARIKQQNRNA is encoded by the coding sequence GTGACTGTTCCGGATCCGGACCTCTCCGCCCTCTGGACCAGGGCTCTCGAGGATGACCGGGTCGTGCAACTGCCGCAGAACCAACGGGCGTTCCTCCGGTTGAGCCGCCCCATCGGAATGGTCGAGGGCACCTTCCTGATCGGCGCCCCGCACGACTTCGCCAAAGAAGCGATCGAGACCCGCATGCGGGAGGAGCTGGCCGGCTCGCTGAGCACCGCTGCCGGCCGTGAGGTCCGCATCGCGGTGACGGTGGACGACCCGCCCGCGGAGGTAGAAGCCGAACCGCAGGACGACAAACCTGAGTTCAATTCACATACAGCCGGGACAGGGTCGGGCACTCCCCCGGGCGACCCCGCGCTGGCGCTCGGCGAGATCAACGCCGAGCCGGCCGCGCGACTGAATCCCAAATACGTCTTCGACAGCTTCGTCACCGGTTCGAGCAATCGGTTCGCACACGCAGCCGCGGTCGCCGTGGCCGAAGCACCGGCCAAGGCGTACAACCCGCTGTTCATCTACGGCCACTCCGGGTTGGGCAAGACCCACCTGCTCCATGCCGCCGGGCATTACACGTCGAACCTGTTCCGCGGCATGCGCGTGCGCTACGTGAGCTCCGAGGAGTTCACCAACGACTTCATCAACTCGATCCGCGACGGCCGCGGCGAAGGATTCCGCTCGCGCTACCGCGCCGTGGACGTCCTGCTCGTGGACGACATCCAGTTCCTGGAGAACAAGGAGCAGACCCAGGAGGAGTTCTTCCACACGTTCAACACGCTGCACAACGCGAACAAGCAGATCGTGATCTCCTCCGACCGCGCCCCGAAGCAGTTGGTCACGCTGGAGGACCGGCTGCGCAACCGGTTCGAGTGGGGCCTGATCACCGACGTCCAGCCGCCCGAGTTGGAGACCCGGATCGCGATCCTGCGCAAGAAGGCCGCCCAGGACGGCTCGGTGGCCCCCCCGGAGGTCCTGGAGTACATCGCCGACAAGGTCTCGGCGAACATCCGCGAACTCGAGGGCGCCCTGATCCGGGTGACCGCGTTCGCCAGCCTGAACAAGACCCCGATCGACCTGTCGCTTGCCGAGATCGTCCTGAAGGACATCCTCGCCGACCAGGCCGGCCCGGAGATCTCGATGGCCACGATCATGACCCAGACCGCGCTGTACTACGGGCTGACCATCGACGACCTGTGCGGACAGTCCCGCTCGCGAGTGCTGGTGACGGCCCGTCAGGTGGCCATGTATCTGTGCCGCGAGATGACCGACATGTCACTGCCGAAGATCGGCCAGGCGTTCGGCGGCCGCGACCACACCACGGTCATGCATGCCGAGCGCAAGATCCGCGACCTGATGGCCCAACGGGCCAGCGTCTACAACCAGATCGCCGAGCTCACCGCGCGGATCAAACAGCAGAACCGCAACGCGTGA
- the rpmH gene encoding 50S ribosomal protein L34 — protein sequence MSKRTFQPNNRRRAKTHGFRLRMRTRAGRAILTARRARGRAKLSA from the coding sequence GTGAGCAAGCGCACGTTCCAGCCGAACAACCGTCGTCGTGCGAAGACACACGGGTTCCGGCTGCGCATGCGCACCCGAGCCGGCCGGGCGATCCTCACTGCGCGTCGTGCCAGGGGTCGCGCGAAACTCTCGGCCTGA